The Elaeis guineensis isolate ETL-2024a chromosome 3, EG11, whole genome shotgun sequence region tcgtccgctcgtcggtgctgggagaccccaggagtggagtctccggaagattccgagagagatgcggacggcgttcgcgatcgcttctccttcctcgcccgttccagcagagaaggagagggctgctgggactgtcggtcatcgcgccatggccgtccctcctcctctccgtgggagtgcTGTTGAGGGtgctcgcgcggaggcgacggggatcggcacgggcgtcggcggctgctcctggagggcatcggacgggccgccggttgttgctggaggctcttgactgcgtccgtcagtatggtcatctgccgtacgatggccgcgatctgcgcctccgtggtcactgcggggcgtggagagctgggctccgccgccgacggtggcggggaggcctcttcccggcgggaagagcgcctcgccgacccgatgatcctcgatcgttgggctcttgtcttcgtcatcgtgatacccctacctggcgcgccaatctgttgcggccaatcgcctcgtcgtccgatcgcggggaacgtgcacctgcaaaatgagaagtccacactgaccggaggcggctccggcggggaccctccgacggtcaagtcagagaggtgactgggcaacagtgaagcgaagacagagagctcaatcgagggagtgagggagagaggagcgagcctgcggttTTGGGGTCCAGGAGTGGagagatcccttgcactgttgccttctccgatttatatagtggagcacggtatggcgtcgtcattaatggcgcggacaagtgaggaattgtcaactcactgtagattgtcagagtcgtcgtgaaagtgtcatgtcgtcgtggggctgtcaaatcactagggttgacaatgccctcggcgggacaatgtccctagatggccgtgccgcatgcggctgtcaggactgacaagctctggcggctgtacggcgatcggaggagtcgaccgaccctaggtcggtggccagctgagtggcgtcgggcccctccgttggtcggcgaggcttacatgagtcggccatcagacttccgggttcagtcggtagtgggccgttaatcggccgctgatggcgtccgtcggtcggtcggtccgactgtcagtcggtcggtcgctGATGGCGTTCGTCAGTCGGTCCCTccgccgtaagtcggtcggtcggtccctccaaccatcgatcggtcggtcggtgggtattccccaacaaatTTAAACAAAACAAATGCAGAATCGAGAGTACATGTGGAAGTTGATATATGTCACAAGAACTCTGTTCTTCCTAGTAGAAAAGACAACAGAAGCCTCAAGCAGAAGTCTGATAGGAACAAATGTATAGATCCatagaaatttcaaaaaaaaaaaaaaaaggatttgcTGAAAGACAAATGGAGAgctgaaaatatatttcataattattgtTTATATTTCAACCTAAGAACCTGATGTTCGTTCTTAGCCATTTAAGAATGAAATTTGTTTCTCACCTGAGTCACCTCACTATCCAAGCTTCCTGACCGGAAGAACGCAATGGAAATAGGGTGCATTCACCATGAGCAAGGCAGGAAAAACTTGTATCACTGAAAAAGATATGGGAACTGACTTGTACACCCTTCAACTTCTAAACTCTTGACATATAAATCTATTCTATAACTAATAATATATTCTATAACTTAGTCGagcagaaaataaaagaaaaatgcaCATTAGAAACATGTCTGGGTGGGCTTAATTTTTGAACCatgtaatctaatttttcatcaatAAACTGCCTGAATTTTTAGCTTAATTAATTGTTCAAGGTATATAGTGTAGCATCCACTAAGAACAAAGGTCCAAGATATCTAAACCCTACCCATGACTCGATGAAATTTATGATGCTTTAATTACCTGAACTAATCCAGGTCCTCCAATGAGTCAGGTATAGAATAAAATTTAGGTCTAAGACCCCAACAAGTTTGGGTCTAGGTTTGCTAGGACTTGGACCCAACCTAACCTGATAGCGTGCCTACGTGACAACTGGCAAACCAGAAGCCCAGAAGTTATCCACTATACTTGCTCTGAGGGCATATTTGGTTGCAGAGGTGGACACAAACTGAGAGGTGTGCATTTTCGAAAGTGCTACTCTCAAGAAGTATTAGTATTCCGTTTGTTTTTCAAAGTGAAAGTTACTACTTTTCATTCATATGAGCAGCTTTAACGTAAGCATTATCAACCCACTTTTCAGTGACTTCAACTTCCTAGAGTCTAGTAGTCAGGACAGTCAATTTCTCAGTTCATTTCTCACTGAAATGACCTAAAATAgctttaaatgaaaaagtgacttTGGGTTTTAGCTTAAGCTCAAAGAAGGTATATAATTCAATGGCATAAGCCAAGGACTAATATGATAAATGCAATTCTcgtatttcttattgatgatgaTGAACACCAAAGTTCTAAATCCTAgccatatcataaataattcattgtTATCCACCATGAAACTCCAAAAATTTTCACTTACTCTAGAGCAAAATCTGTATTTTTAATTTAACGGCCATAAGATGAAGACGTCATTCTCCATGGAGTAACGATTATCCACATACATTAGCAGGCCACAGATAGAACAGAAACGCCTATTAATTGTGAAATAATCTCTAGCAAATTGCAAATACAAACACTTATCCAATAACAGAAATTTCCATCACACGAAGGGGAAGAGAAGCCGGAATGAAGAATTATTGAAAACCAAAATTAGCTgacaaatttttaaataaaacaaTACACAAAATTACTTGTCACTCGCCTAAAATACTACACACACACAGCATGTCAGACTGCAACTGATTTACATAACAATCTGCTCAAATCCACAATCCTTAGAACAAGCATATGCAGCACTGCACAGCTCTACTAAAGAAAAGAAATTAACTGCTACAATTCCTAGCTGCCATACAAACCAAATTAGTGCAAAAGAAATCAACATCCAAGCTTAGAACAACATTATCTCTCTCCGGCCCAGTCACACAAATGAACTGTCATCAAAATCTAGTCTTTCCCTTGGGCTCGCGATCTCTTGGTACTATCTTGAACTTGCCAGTTATTTGTTGCTGGATTACCATGAAGGGGAAAATGAAAAAGGAAGATTATATTAAGGTAATGAAGTGATAGAGAACTCAAAACAAACAGATGATGGAAAGGGCTATCCACTTTACCTTTTTCCAGAGCTGGGTGTGATCCACGCAGAAGCCGGCGACGATGGCTCCTCCTCTTCCCTCCTTGTACTCTATGGAGAGACCCTTCTCCAGCCCGCAGGAAACGTGGAACCCCAACCCGCACTTGGGCTCCGAGCACTCGATGGCGCACCCGCGATTGGACCCACAGATGTAGCATTCGATGTCTCGTCTTCTACCGGGAACCCGGGAGCAGTCGATGCCGTCCCTCCCATCGGGGTCGCGGAAGAAGACCTCCGGCACGAGGAGGGCGCACATGATGTGGGCCCACCCGCCGTCCGTGGTGGGCTTCACCGCTCCTCCCTTCACCGGGCAAAGGCAGCAGCAGCTCGGCTTCTCCTCGCCCTCCTCCTCCTTGCCCTTTCTCTCGCAGCATCTCAGGCAGAACCAGTCTCCTTCCGGGATGGATTTGATCAGGGGATCGCCGTAGCACGAGGCATGTACCATGAGATCGCAGCCATCGCAGAACACGATGGGGTCCACGGGATCACCGTCGGTGCTCCGGCAAACCGCACAGGTAACCCCATCGTCCTCCTCCTCTTGGTCGTCATCTTGTTGTTTGCtaggttcttcatcatcttgtgaTTGAAGGTGGGATTGAGGGCAGATGGGATTAGGGTCCTCGTGTTGGTGTTTGAGGGGAGAGAGGTGGGGAGCCCAGACCCTCTTCTTGGCTGGGAGGCAGAGGGAGGTGGTGGAGATGGGATAGTGATGGTGGTGAAGGATATGATCGAGCCTCTTTTTGGCTGGGAGGCATTCGGGCATGGGGGAATCCGAGGGATGGGGGTTCTCTTGCAGATGGAGAAGCTTGAATCTCTTGGAGGGTGGCAACCCATGGAAGCTGTTCTCCATTACCGGTGCGAAGACGTCACTGGCGGAAGTGGAAAGATCTCTTGGAAAAAAGCGACAGATTAATGAGATGAATATGGATCGaagagggaagaagaaaaagccgGGAAAAGGGAAAATGGTGGCAAAAGAGCCGGGAAAGAAGGGAATGGGGAGATGAGTTTTGAATTTTGAGGACTCCTATAAATTCTTATCAAATTTTTGGATCCAGAGGCTTCAAAAATCCCACCTCTCTCGCTGGCTTTCGAGTTTTCGACCGTGGAGCGCGTCCAAAATCCCGCGGGAAGTTTGTTTAGATGAAGCCGCGTGCGGCAAGGCATTTCTCCTCTCCCGTTTGCACGCCCGCCTGGTTTTGCTTACGGCTGCGGGCTAGACCCGTTGACATTCTGAAATCCCTAGGCCTGGCCTGGCCCATTTGCGTCCCTAAGTTGGGTTGCGCCCACCCCTGAGCCAACGTAACTCGCTTGCAGCCCTTATTTTGTTAACCCTATACATTCTTTTTATTCGATAAGCTTTGGCAAACCATTTGATGACACATAGTAATCCCTAGAGGCTGGAATTGCAATACCGGCTCAGGAGGCTGGAATTGCAATACCGGCTCAGGAAGAAAGATTTTTTGGTGGACAACGGAGACAGAGTGAACAATGGAAGTGTTTCACTAAAACCAAAATTTTATGGAGCCCAAAACCGGAACCAAGAATTAGTGTGTGCCATGTTTTACACCAGGATTCGCCATGTATGACGCCGACATCTAAACTGCGCCAATCCCCTACCATCATGTGGCACCATGGTTATTGAGTGCCTCTCTGATACTATGCTTGGGAGTCGTAGAATTAATTTCTCATTGCAGGGGAAAAATACCATATGACCTTCGCAGGCTAAAAGTCTTTGAGGCGTGATGCTGCACCCTCACAAGGGTAAATCATTACCCTTGGCCTCTTACCAGAAATGATAGCCTTAGCTGACGGTAACCTGGAAGACGAGTCGGGCCAGCTAACTAATATCTTacgtggtttttttttttggtaaagcatGTGTTACGTGTTTGCCTTGGAAATATGCGACTTCTGAGAAAAATACACTTCTTTCCATAAAGATGTAACCTTTTCACTTATTATTATCTTAGACCATAGTTGTACCTGCCAATAATGATGACACCTTGCCAAGTTGTCAACCATTGCCCGTTATGATTGGCATATCATGccaatctttatatatatatattttaataatatatttcaaaTGGCTCGCTTCTTCAAAATCAGATCATcccaatcaaaaaaaattttattccg contains the following coding sequences:
- the LOC140856674 gene encoding uncharacterized protein, coding for MENSFHGLPPSKRFKLLHLQENPHPSDSPMPECLPAKKRLDHILHHHHYPISTTSLCLPAKKRVWAPHLSPLKHQHEDPNPICPQSHLQSQDDEEPSKQQDDDQEEEDDGVTCAVCRSTDGDPVDPIVFCDGCDLMVHASCYGDPLIKSIPEGDWFCLRCCERKGKEEEGEEKPSCCCLCPVKGGAVKPTTDGGWAHIMCALLVPEVFFRDPDGRDGIDCSRVPGRRRDIECYICGSNRGCAIECSEPKCGLGFHVSCGLEKGLSIEYKEGRGGAIVAGFCVDHTQLWKKQQITGKFKIVPRDREPKGKTRF